From the Vibrio vulnificus CMCP6 genome, one window contains:
- a CDS encoding TonB-dependent receptor domain-containing protein encodes MAALRPARTSVAEKKTFKLHALSAVVMGLCASGQAYAQTESTNSNKKEEMPVVVVIGEKTERTIYDTSSSVQVFDQETIDNTPGATEIDDLLQLIPNMVDSGQGNSMPTVRGIDGSGPSVGGLASFAGTSPRLNMSIDGRSLTYSEIAFGPRSLWDMQQVEVYLGPQSYIQGGNSSAGAIVMKTNDPTHHFESAVKAGIGERNYSQTAAMISAPIIQDELAFRLSFDQQKKESFVGLAAYDPAGESSRIEMSSLRGKLLYEPSSMDGFKTTLGVSLMDSRSPQSESINIEGANAFRAVFETSSLSTVWDVSWQLNDQFTFESNVVYADFTNERLTYPVDKFDFSTSGSEYHVEPILKYLSSNGRLSALFGARYYSSKQNESFTTTSGSNPMKGSKDTQSLFAEMTYAITQSIDVTLAGRYEKEHITRKVEVFNIDYDETLGVFLPKFDIAYKPANDQTFGFKVAKGYNAGGAGLGFNSITSGGFKPYEFKEEYLWNYEFYTRHRLGHSLELLTNTFYNDFDDMQMTQLLANGDVFITNLDEAKTYGVEVGTRWYATDSLELFANLGLLKTEYKEVNGTSKELERAPNITGNLGGQYSFFDGFELSANAAYTGDYYSDRSNTAITTIDAYWVANAQLAYVFENGRATLFATNLFDSNKTTLYTSSNLNDQLTQQPRMIGASLQLNF; translated from the coding sequence ATGGCAGCTTTACGCCCAGCGCGAACGAGCGTTGCAGAAAAAAAAACCTTTAAACTGCACGCTTTGTCTGCGGTAGTGATGGGGCTTTGTGCCAGTGGTCAAGCCTATGCTCAAACCGAGAGTACCAACAGCAACAAAAAAGAAGAGATGCCTGTTGTCGTTGTGATCGGTGAGAAAACAGAAAGAACCATTTATGACACCAGTTCGAGTGTCCAAGTGTTCGACCAGGAGACGATAGACAATACCCCAGGTGCAACAGAGATCGATGACCTGTTGCAACTTATTCCCAATATGGTGGACTCTGGCCAAGGTAACAGCATGCCAACGGTGCGTGGTATTGATGGTTCTGGCCCATCTGTCGGTGGTCTGGCGAGCTTTGCTGGTACTTCACCTCGTTTAAATATGTCCATTGATGGCCGCTCACTGACGTATTCGGAAATTGCGTTTGGTCCGCGTTCTCTTTGGGACATGCAGCAAGTCGAAGTGTATTTAGGTCCGCAAAGCTATATTCAAGGTGGTAACTCTTCTGCGGGTGCGATTGTAATGAAAACCAACGACCCTACCCACCATTTTGAAAGTGCAGTAAAAGCAGGTATCGGTGAGCGAAACTATTCACAAACCGCTGCAATGATCTCTGCACCAATCATCCAAGACGAACTTGCATTCCGCCTCAGCTTTGACCAACAAAAGAAAGAAAGTTTTGTTGGCTTGGCAGCCTATGACCCTGCTGGTGAGTCAAGCCGTATTGAAATGAGTTCTTTGAGAGGCAAGTTACTCTATGAGCCTTCATCAATGGATGGTTTCAAAACAACGCTTGGTGTATCGCTTATGGACTCTCGTAGTCCCCAGTCAGAAAGCATCAACATTGAAGGAGCAAATGCTTTTCGAGCTGTTTTTGAGACAAGTTCGCTCAGTACGGTATGGGATGTTTCATGGCAACTGAATGATCAATTTACTTTTGAAAGTAATGTGGTTTACGCCGATTTCACCAACGAGCGGCTTACATATCCAGTGGATAAGTTTGATTTTTCAACCAGTGGCTCGGAGTACCATGTTGAACCTATTTTGAAGTACCTTTCAAGTAACGGTCGACTGAGCGCATTGTTTGGTGCTCGTTATTACTCTTCTAAACAGAATGAGTCCTTTACCACTACGAGCGGTAGCAATCCTATGAAAGGCAGTAAGGATACGCAGTCTCTCTTTGCAGAAATGACTTATGCGATCACGCAATCAATAGATGTTACGCTGGCAGGGCGCTATGAGAAGGAACATATCACAAGAAAAGTTGAAGTATTCAACATTGATTATGATGAGACGTTAGGGGTTTTCCTACCTAAGTTCGATATCGCGTATAAGCCAGCTAATGATCAGACCTTCGGTTTTAAAGTGGCAAAAGGTTACAATGCGGGTGGCGCAGGCTTAGGTTTCAATAGTATTACTTCTGGTGGTTTTAAGCCTTACGAGTTTAAAGAAGAGTACCTGTGGAACTATGAGTTCTATACTCGTCATCGTTTAGGTCATTCGCTAGAGTTACTCACCAACACCTTCTATAACGATTTTGATGACATGCAGATGACCCAACTGCTTGCCAATGGTGATGTATTCATTACCAATTTAGACGAAGCTAAAACCTATGGTGTAGAGGTCGGCACACGTTGGTATGCCACAGATTCATTGGAGCTATTTGCTAACTTAGGTTTATTGAAAACAGAATACAAAGAGGTGAATGGAACTTCTAAAGAACTAGAGCGAGCACCAAACATAACGGGTAATTTAGGAGGGCAGTATAGCTTCTTTGATGGGTTTGAGTTAAGTGCCAACGCGGCTTACACGGGCGATTACTACTCAGATAGAAGCAACACGGCAATCACAACAATTGATGCATATTGGGTCGCTAATGCTCAATTGGCTTATGTGTTTGAAAACGGCCGAGCTACTCTGTTTGCCACCAACCTATTTGATTCCAATAAAACGACTCTGTACACATCGAGCAACTTGAACGATCAGCTTACACAGCAACCACGTATGATTGGTGCTTCATTGCAGTTGAACTTCTAG
- a CDS encoding condensation domain-containing protein gives MSKPVFFPLSLAQQEYWADYIAFPERPFSNVAHGIEISGECDIECLYQAILETTQEAEALRLCFGCDEQGYPRQVVLDCSAIVLDCINLIDEAEAEQLAWQKIRDDIAKPIDLTGEVMTYQAIFRLSEVKTLWYIRSHHIALDGYSLHLIEQRCASLYSAFIQSQTLPVVFKGFNTYVRNEQAYLCSERAEKDQRFWLDYINQHSFISFNDDDFNNDTFAIAKEVDPELRAALLNVSQQQQWAWVDLLVVLVGLYCVEKQVLTEQQSASDGLWIWLPYLNRMGNRCANTPCLMVNTLPLWINADIEENFVDRVKRLMAELRLLYRHGKHPLSNSLNVKASQSPYINVLIDEDIVFGGCQSERKVVANGTNDGLNMTFRVRKDAANITFTVEGEQRWFGQEQITHLSEQLMVFMHQSLNTLAEQNSGQ, from the coding sequence ATGAGTAAACCTGTGTTTTTCCCACTCTCTTTGGCTCAGCAAGAATACTGGGCTGACTATATTGCTTTCCCTGAAAGACCTTTTTCCAATGTGGCACACGGTATCGAGATCAGCGGAGAGTGCGATATCGAATGTTTGTATCAAGCTATTTTGGAAACCACACAAGAAGCGGAAGCGCTGCGGCTCTGTTTTGGTTGCGATGAGCAAGGGTATCCACGCCAAGTGGTGCTGGACTGTTCTGCGATAGTGCTGGATTGCATCAACTTGATTGATGAAGCCGAAGCGGAACAACTCGCGTGGCAGAAAATCCGTGATGATATTGCTAAGCCAATTGATCTGACTGGGGAGGTTATGACCTATCAAGCCATTTTTCGGCTCAGTGAGGTTAAGACACTTTGGTACATAAGAAGCCACCACATCGCGCTTGATGGCTACAGCTTGCACTTAATAGAGCAACGATGTGCCTCTCTCTATTCTGCATTCATACAAAGCCAGACGCTTCCTGTGGTCTTTAAAGGATTCAATACTTACGTCAGAAATGAGCAGGCTTATCTGTGTAGTGAGCGAGCAGAGAAAGATCAACGTTTTTGGTTGGATTATATCAATCAGCACTCGTTTATCTCGTTCAACGATGATGACTTCAATAACGACACTTTTGCCATTGCAAAGGAGGTTGATCCTGAGCTAAGAGCGGCGCTCTTAAACGTCAGCCAACAACAGCAGTGGGCTTGGGTGGATTTGTTGGTGGTTTTGGTCGGTCTGTACTGCGTTGAAAAGCAGGTTCTCACAGAGCAGCAATCGGCAAGTGACGGATTGTGGATCTGGCTACCCTATTTAAATCGAATGGGTAACCGCTGCGCCAATACGCCTTGTTTGATGGTCAACACCTTACCGCTGTGGATCAATGCCGATATCGAGGAAAACTTTGTGGATAGGGTGAAGCGGCTCATGGCTGAGTTACGTCTTCTTTATCGTCACGGTAAGCACCCTCTAAGTAACAGTCTCAATGTAAAAGCAAGTCAGTCCCCTTATATCAATGTGCTTATTGATGAGGATATTGTATTTGGTGGGTGTCAGAGTGAGCGCAAGGTCGTCGCGAATGGCACCAACGATGGACTCAATATGACATTTCGCGTAAGGAAGGACGCAGCCAACATTACCTTCACGGTAGAAGGCGAACAACGATGGTTTGGACAAGAGCAAATCACCCATCTCAGTGAGCAGTTGATGGTGTTTATGCATCAATCACTCAATACCTTAGCTGAACAGAACTCAGGACAATGA
- the rimK gene encoding 30S ribosomal protein S6--L-glutamate ligase, translated as MRIAILSRNENLYSTMRLKQAGEARGHEVDVIDTLHCYMDITSNNPKIRYKGEELPQYDAIIPRIGASVTFYGTAVVRQFEMMGTFVVNESVAISRSRDKLRSLQLLSRKGIGLPRTGFAHHPDNIQDVIRNVGGAPLVIKLLEGTQGIGVVLAETNKAAESVIEAFMGLKANIMVQEFIEEAKGADIRCFVVGNKVIAAMKRQAKEGEFRSNLHRGGSAQLVRLSKEERATAINAAKVMGLNLCGVDILQSKNGPVVMEVNSSPGLEGIEQATNKDVAGMIYEFIEKNAKPNSNRTKGRG; from the coding sequence ATGCGTATTGCTATTCTTTCTCGTAATGAGAATCTGTATTCCACCATGCGTCTAAAACAGGCGGGTGAAGCACGTGGTCACGAGGTCGATGTGATCGACACGTTACACTGCTATATGGATATTACGAGTAACAACCCGAAGATCCGCTATAAGGGTGAAGAATTGCCGCAATACGATGCCATCATTCCGCGTATTGGTGCCTCTGTCACTTTCTACGGCACAGCAGTCGTCCGCCAGTTTGAAATGATGGGCACGTTCGTGGTCAACGAATCCGTTGCCATCAGCCGCTCTCGCGATAAATTGCGCTCTCTGCAATTGTTGTCACGTAAAGGCATTGGTTTACCACGTACTGGTTTTGCTCACCACCCAGACAATATCCAAGACGTGATCCGTAATGTAGGCGGCGCACCTTTGGTGATTAAGTTACTGGAAGGCACACAAGGCATTGGTGTGGTATTGGCAGAAACCAATAAAGCGGCAGAAAGTGTCATTGAAGCCTTCATGGGCTTAAAAGCCAATATCATGGTGCAAGAATTCATTGAAGAAGCAAAAGGCGCAGACATTCGCTGTTTCGTTGTGGGCAACAAAGTGATTGCTGCGATGAAACGTCAAGCGAAAGAAGGCGAGTTCCGTTCTAACTTACACCGTGGTGGCAGTGCGCAATTGGTTCGTTTGAGCAAAGAAGAGCGCGCTACCGCTATTAATGCGGCAAAAGTGATGGGGCTAAACCTGTGTGGTGTTGATATTCTTCAATCTAAGAATGGCCCAGTGGTCATGGAAGTGAACTCTTCTCCAGGTTTAGAAGGTATCGAGCAAGCGACCAACAAAGATGTGGCAGGCATGATTTACGAATTTATCGAAAAGAACGCCAAACCAAATTCAAACCGTACCAAAGGTAGAGGTTAA
- a CDS encoding ATP-dependent zinc protease family protein — protein MTQKLIIGNTEAVCLPELGITHLETRIDTGAQTSSLHVDNLICIKKDGKQYVEFDLHPDVYNLEKIVRCLAPLKGSRKIKSSNGTFEHRCVITTTLRLADQEWPIDITLSNRQDMTYMMLLGRQGMADRVLVDPSQSHILAN, from the coding sequence ATGACTCAGAAACTGATCATCGGAAATACTGAAGCTGTCTGCTTACCAGAGTTAGGGATTACTCACCTAGAGACACGAATTGATACTGGCGCGCAGACTTCTTCTCTGCACGTAGATAATTTGATCTGCATAAAGAAAGACGGCAAACAATATGTGGAGTTTGATCTTCACCCGGATGTTTACAATCTGGAGAAAATTGTACGTTGTTTGGCGCCTCTCAAAGGCAGCAGAAAAATCAAATCATCAAACGGTACCTTTGAACACCGCTGCGTGATCACCACCACTCTGCGCTTAGCCGATCAAGAGTGGCCAATTGATATCACGTTGAGTAATCGCCAAGACATGACTTACATGATGTTGTTGGGCCGTCAAGGCATGGCTGATCGCGTATTGGTAGACCCAAGCCAGTCACACATTTTGGCCAACTAA
- a CDS encoding MBL fold metallo-hydrolase: MQLHTIKGYIQIMYLVEYADKLLLLDGASRADIPYLRRFIEQDLGRSFCDLKVVVVTHMHPDHAGGAHRLRQLTGCQVVAANRDLDWYHGVDGWLMHLTDLLLAAWMANRLKKPWRNLWYSRALNPDHKLNDGECIPEFPDWVVLETPGHTDRDLSVYHAEKGILYVADLMVEVKRKLIAPFPIFHPNKYRASLERVFHMQPTTLLLAHGGERKFDLAAYQHILDTTPQRPVTHWRVTKIKLRALWHSIWKRG, translated from the coding sequence GTGCAATTACATACGATTAAAGGCTATATCCAAATCATGTATTTGGTGGAGTATGCGGACAAACTGCTGTTGCTTGACGGTGCAAGTCGAGCGGACATTCCCTATCTGCGTCGTTTCATTGAACAGGATTTAGGGCGTTCTTTTTGTGATTTGAAAGTGGTCGTGGTGACACACATGCATCCAGATCATGCGGGTGGCGCGCATCGATTACGTCAGTTGACGGGATGCCAAGTCGTGGCGGCAAATCGAGATCTCGATTGGTATCATGGTGTTGATGGCTGGTTGATGCATCTGACTGACTTGCTGTTGGCGGCGTGGATGGCAAATCGGTTAAAAAAACCATGGCGCAATCTATGGTATTCACGAGCGTTAAATCCGGATCACAAGCTCAATGATGGTGAATGCATTCCGGAGTTTCCTGATTGGGTGGTGCTTGAAACGCCCGGTCACACCGATCGAGATTTGTCGGTGTATCATGCAGAAAAGGGCATTCTGTATGTGGCGGATTTGATGGTTGAAGTGAAAAGAAAACTCATCGCGCCATTTCCCATTTTCCATCCCAACAAATATCGCGCTTCATTAGAACGAGTTTTTCACATGCAGCCGACAACCTTGCTGTTGGCGCATGGCGGAGAGCGTAAGTTTGATCTTGCCGCGTACCAACATATTTTAGACACCACCCCTCAGCGTCCAGTGACTCACTGGCGAGTGACAAAAATCAAGCTACGTGCTTTGTGGCATTCCATTTGGAAAAGGGGCTAA
- a CDS encoding TolC family protein has product MKPSLLALCISVSALVATPVMAQSSTAPTGQLLSQSDPLTLLIEQALANDASRKQIFAQSQAMRESGVAASTLMDPKLKVGFGGLPVDSFKFDEDPMTNISVGLMQQFERGSTLELQSKKASQQADGMALQVAAREREVANGITQLWLELGYQQQAERVLLENQRLMRELESFISTNYSIGKSEAQDLLNAQLQVSQLEEKLQANQQMQRRILSQMSEWLGSEWLYQQRDLKASNQLNWDALERLLSASSTTQHFAQLAQHPMVQMANANIAVSQTQVELAEQSYTPQFGVEVMYAYRQANNMKGEPASDLVSAYLTMDIPLFTGNRQDRAHAAAQYQVGAAQSQKDLLLAQMNAKVNALLVDRSNLEQRLERYQNTLLEQAKARTKAVERGYQNSTAQFNDVIAATRDELAVELESQRLLTDLNQVNSNLAMLLGGFTYTVAQPELADIDVNRR; this is encoded by the coding sequence ATGAAACCAAGCTTATTGGCGCTGTGTATCAGCGTTTCCGCTCTGGTTGCAACTCCAGTGATGGCGCAGTCTTCCACTGCTCCAACAGGTCAGTTGCTCTCACAGAGCGATCCTTTAACCCTGCTGATTGAACAGGCTCTGGCGAATGACGCCAGCCGCAAGCAGATTTTTGCCCAATCACAAGCGATGCGGGAAAGCGGCGTTGCGGCCTCTACCTTGATGGATCCCAAACTGAAAGTGGGCTTTGGTGGTTTACCTGTCGATAGCTTTAAGTTCGACGAAGACCCCATGACCAACATTTCTGTCGGCCTAATGCAGCAATTTGAACGTGGTTCTACTCTTGAATTGCAAAGTAAAAAGGCATCACAACAAGCAGATGGCATGGCTTTGCAAGTGGCTGCGCGAGAGCGCGAAGTGGCCAACGGCATCACCCAACTCTGGCTGGAGCTCGGCTATCAACAGCAAGCAGAGCGCGTTCTGCTTGAAAATCAGCGCTTAATGCGTGAGCTAGAAAGTTTCATTAGCACCAACTATTCGATTGGTAAGAGTGAAGCCCAGGACCTGCTCAATGCACAGTTGCAAGTCAGCCAATTAGAAGAAAAGCTGCAAGCCAACCAGCAGATGCAACGCCGCATTCTGTCACAAATGTCTGAATGGCTCGGCAGCGAATGGCTGTATCAACAACGCGATCTCAAAGCGAGTAACCAACTCAATTGGGATGCATTAGAGCGTTTATTGTCGGCGTCATCCACGACTCAGCACTTCGCCCAATTGGCCCAACATCCGATGGTGCAAATGGCCAACGCCAATATTGCGGTCAGCCAAACGCAAGTAGAGCTTGCCGAGCAATCTTACACCCCTCAATTTGGTGTCGAAGTGATGTATGCCTACCGCCAAGCCAACAATATGAAGGGGGAACCCGCCTCCGATCTGGTTAGTGCGTATCTCACGATGGATATCCCACTGTTTACCGGAAATCGTCAAGACCGAGCACACGCTGCGGCCCAATATCAGGTGGGTGCGGCTCAATCGCAAAAAGATCTCCTCCTGGCACAGATGAACGCCAAAGTGAACGCGTTATTGGTGGATAGAAGCAATCTCGAGCAGCGCCTTGAACGCTACCAAAATACCTTACTTGAACAAGCCAAAGCGCGCACCAAAGCCGTTGAGCGGGGCTACCAAAACAGCACTGCACAATTTAACGACGTGATCGCTGCTACCAGAGATGAGTTGGCAGTGGAGTTGGAGTCGCAGCGCCTTCTCACCGACCTCAATCAAGTGAACAGTAATCTTGCGATGTTGCTTGGCGGCTTCACCTATACCGTCGCCCAACCCGAACTCGCTGATATTGACGTGAACCGTCGCTAA
- a CDS encoding efflux RND transporter periplasmic adaptor subunit has protein sequence MKSLQIATVALLIGAALGFTANQYFNGHDMSAMAATDIKASHEPLYWVAPMDPNYKRDKPGKSPMGMDLIPVYADDLAGANDKPGTVKIDPSVENNLGVKTAAVELAKLSPRIETVGYIAFDESQLWQTNVRVSGWVEKLYINAVGEQVKKGEVLFTLYSPELVKAQEELLNAKRTGRDGLVKGATERLLSLGVDREQINQVIRRGKASQTIEIKALANGVIASLNIREGGYLSPAQAVISAGPLNEVWVDAEVFERQAHWLTNGSQASMTLDALPGKAWQGEVDYVYPILDPKTRTLRMRLKFANPNGELKPNMFANITLQPVSDSEVLTVPKSSVIRSGGMTRVVLAEGEGKYRSARIETGREADDKVEVLQGLNQGDRIVTSAHFMLDSESSQSADLSRINGVEAAAETAWAKGEITDLMADHGMLTINHQPVPEWNWPGMTMNFNAAQGVDLSALQKGQAIEFEMQKTDDGQYQIIAIKADNSVIASEVWLSGDISMLMADFGMVTLSHLPVTEWNWQAGEINFSVGDEINLSGFEEGQKVRFLVAKEGSDYQLKQLEAMGGQ, from the coding sequence ATGAAATCACTACAAATCGCAACGGTTGCCCTACTGATTGGCGCTGCACTCGGTTTTACGGCTAACCAATATTTCAATGGGCATGACATGAGTGCCATGGCTGCTACCGACATCAAAGCAAGTCATGAGCCGCTGTATTGGGTTGCGCCAATGGACCCAAATTACAAACGCGATAAACCCGGCAAGTCACCTATGGGGATGGATCTCATTCCCGTCTATGCCGACGATCTCGCTGGGGCAAACGACAAGCCCGGAACGGTGAAGATCGACCCTTCAGTTGAAAACAACCTAGGGGTAAAAACGGCCGCAGTCGAACTGGCCAAGCTATCACCACGCATCGAAACCGTGGGTTACATAGCGTTTGACGAAAGTCAGCTGTGGCAGACCAACGTGCGCGTGTCCGGTTGGGTGGAAAAACTGTATATCAACGCCGTGGGTGAGCAGGTGAAAAAGGGCGAGGTTCTCTTTACCTTGTACTCTCCTGAACTGGTCAAAGCGCAAGAAGAGCTGCTCAATGCCAAACGCACTGGCCGTGATGGGCTGGTTAAAGGCGCGACTGAGCGATTACTTTCTTTGGGCGTCGACCGCGAACAGATCAACCAAGTGATTCGTCGTGGTAAAGCATCACAAACCATCGAGATCAAAGCGCTCGCTAATGGCGTTATCGCCAGTCTCAACATTCGCGAGGGTGGCTACTTATCACCCGCACAAGCGGTCATCAGTGCTGGCCCTCTCAATGAAGTGTGGGTAGATGCGGAAGTGTTCGAGCGACAAGCACACTGGTTAACTAATGGTAGCCAAGCGAGCATGACGTTGGATGCACTGCCCGGCAAAGCTTGGCAAGGTGAGGTCGACTACGTTTACCCAATTCTTGATCCGAAAACACGCACATTACGCATGCGTCTTAAGTTTGCCAACCCAAATGGCGAACTCAAACCAAACATGTTCGCCAACATTACCTTGCAGCCCGTCAGCGACTCCGAAGTGCTCACCGTACCAAAATCTTCGGTGATCCGCTCAGGTGGTATGACGCGTGTGGTTTTGGCGGAAGGTGAGGGCAAATACCGCTCAGCACGCATCGAAACCGGCCGAGAAGCCGATGACAAAGTGGAAGTGCTCCAAGGCTTAAACCAAGGGGATCGCATTGTCACCTCTGCGCACTTTATGCTCGATTCTGAATCCAGTCAAAGTGCAGACCTCTCTCGTATAAACGGGGTTGAAGCAGCGGCAGAAACCGCATGGGCAAAAGGTGAAATCACCGATCTAATGGCCGACCACGGCATGTTAACCATTAACCACCAGCCTGTACCAGAGTGGAATTGGCCCGGCATGACGATGAACTTCAACGCCGCGCAAGGTGTAGACCTAAGTGCGCTACAAAAAGGACAAGCCATCGAATTCGAAATGCAAAAAACCGACGACGGCCAATACCAAATCATCGCTATCAAGGCAGACAACAGCGTCATTGCGTCTGAAGTTTGGCTCAGTGGGGATATCTCCATGTTGATGGCGGATTTTGGCATGGTCACGCTGAGTCACCTTCCCGTTACAGAGTGGAACTGGCAAGCAGGCGAAATCAACTTCTCAGTGGGTGACGAAATCAACTTGTCGGGCTTTGAGGAGGGGCAAAAAGTGCGCTTTCTAGTCGCCAAAGAAGGCTCTGACTACCAGTTGAAACAGCTTGAAGCGATGGGAGGTCAATAA